In Manis pentadactyla isolate mManPen7 chromosome 11, mManPen7.hap1, whole genome shotgun sequence, one DNA window encodes the following:
- the SCAMP5 gene encoding secretory carrier-associated membrane protein 5, whose amino-acid sequence MPGRLQIPTVFAGFIPLWECEIPLWEPSSPPGLRERLGWAGPPSHPSLAFLSLQFRTKRRGQASGLAGAIMAEKVNNFPPLPKFIPLKPCFYQDFEADIPPQHLSMTKRLYYLWMLNSVTLAVNLVGCLAWLIGGGGATNFGLAFLWLVLFTPCSYVCWFRPIYKAFKTDSSFSFMAFFFTFMAQLAISIIQAVGIPGWGVCGWIATISFFGTNVGSAVVMLIPTVMFTVMAVFSFIALSMVHKFYRGSGGSFSKAQEEWTTGAWKNPHVQQAAQNAAMGAAQGAMNQPQTQYSATPNYTYSNEM is encoded by the exons ATGCCGGGCAGATTACAGATCCCTA CTGTCTTTGCTGGGTTCATCCCACTGTGGGAATGTGAGATCCCACTGTGGGAACCTTCCAGCCCGCCTGGTCTGAGAGAGAGACTGGGTTGGGCTGGGCCACCATCTCATCCCTCTCTGGCTTTTCTTTCCCTCCAGTTCAGGACAAAAAGACGTGGGCAGGCCTCTGGGCTCGCTGGTGCCATCATGGCAG AGAAGGTGAACAACTTCCCACCATTGCCGAAATTCATCCCGCTGAAGCCATGTTTCTACCAAGACTTTGAGGCAGACATCCCTCCCCAGCATCTCAGCATGACCAAGCGCCTCTACTACCTCTGGATGT TGAACAGCGTCACGCTGGCCGTGAACCTGGTGGGCTGTCTCGCGTGGCTGATCGGAGGCGGGGGAGCCACCAACTTTGGCCTCGCCTTTCTCTGGCTCGTCCTCTTCACACCCTGCTCCTACGTTTGCTGGTTTCGGCCCATTTACAAGGCCTTCAA GACTGACAGCTCCTTCAGCTTCATGGCATTCTTCTTCACCTTCATGGCCCAGCTGGCCATCAGCATCATCCAAGCTGTGGGCATCCCAGGCTGGGGCGTCTG CGGCTGGATTGCCACCATCTCCTTCTTCGGAACAAATGTTGGCTCAGCGGTGGTGATGCTTATTCCCACTGTCATGTTCACGGTCAtggctgttttttccttcatcgCCCTCAGCATG GTTCATAAATTCTACCGAGGCAGTGGGGGAAGTTTCAGCAAAGCTCAGGAGGAGTGGACCACGGGGGCCTGGAAGAACCCGCACGTGCAGCAGGCAGCCCAGAATGCAGCCATGGGGGCGGCCCAGGGTGCCATGAATCAGCCTCAGACTCAGTATTCCGCCACCCCCAACTACACGTACTCCAATGAGATGTGA